DNA from Acidimicrobiales bacterium:
CAGCGAGGCCGGCGCGGCGCGGTGGGTCCCCCCGGCGGCGAGCAGCAGCGTCGCACCCCCGGGCGCGTCGCGGAGCAGGGGCGCCGCCGCCGCGAAGCCGAGGAGCGCGGCGACGGCGGGACCCTTCGCCACCGCGACGCCGCGCCCGACGAGCAGGTCGCCCTCGCGCGCGAGGCCGGTGCCCGGGTCCTCGGGCGCGGCGAACCGGTCGAGCACCGGGTCGCCCGAGAGCGAGGTGTCGAGGTGGCTGTAGAGGAGCAGGCGGCCCCCTCGCCCCGTTCCGACCTCGGCGACGAGGTTCGCGCGCCCGGGGGCGAAGCGCTCGAGCCGCACGGTCGCGCCCGGGCAGCGCTCGACGAGGTGCTGCGCGAGGTGCTCGGCGAGGGCCTCCTCGGCGCCGGCCGGGCTCGGGATCGCCATCGCCTCCCCGAGGAGCGCCTCCAGCTCCCCGGCGTCGACCGCCCGCTCGGGCAGCACCACGTGCTAGGTGAGCCCCCAGTCGTCGGCGGCCGCCCGCCACACGTCGATGTTGCGGGGGTCGGCCGACATGCGCCTCGGCACGTGGGTCTCGTGCTGCTCGGGGGTGAACACGACGTGGCCGTCGCACAGCTCGATCGGCGGCCCGAACCTCGGGACCTCCATGTAGAAGGCGATCGAGCGAGACGCCGAGTGGTTGACGAGCCCCGACGGGCACGGGATCTTCTTGTAGCGAGCCTTGGCGAAGCCGCGCATCACGTGGTCGAAGCTCTTCATCATGAAGCAGATGTGCGCCACCTCGACCTTGTCGGCGAGGCGCAGGGCGATCGAGTGGTGGTAGCGGTCCTCGCCGCGCAGGAAGGCGCTCCGGAAGGCGATGAAGTCCGAGGGGAGGAAGCCGAGCACCTCGGTGTAGAAGGCGAGCGACTTCTCGAACTCCGGCGTCCCGAGGAAGGGGTGGACGATGTCGACGGGCCGGATCTCGACGAAGGGGGGCTCGGCGAAGACCTGGAACTCGTGGACGAACTCGAGCCGGATGCCGTTCGGGTCGGTCGTCGCGAAGCCGTCCGTGATGACCGGGCGCATCGCGTCGTCGATCGGGAGTACGGGGTAGCCCGCGCCGGTGAGCCGGGACCTCAGGTCCTCGAGATGCTCGGCGCTCTCCGCGCTGAAGCCGAGGGCGAGCACCTCCATCTCCGACAGCGAGCGGTCCTCGCGCAGCTCGATGCAGTGGTGGTCGATGTCGGCCCGGAGCGTCACCCGGCCCGGCTCGACGTCGACCGGGGTGAGGCCGACGACGTACTCGTAGAACTCCTGCGCCGGCGCGAGCTCGGGCACCGCGATCCGGGCGTACTCGAATCCGTAGGGGGCTCTCGGCCTCATGTCCCCGCCTCCCTCCGCCAGCGCTCGGCGGTCCGTCCGTCTACAAGATGAAGCTGAGGCGCGTCCCCGGGCGCACGGCCTCGGTGAGCAGCACCGCCCGCCGCAGCGCGAACCGGAGGCGGCCGTCCACGAGCACGAGGCGGTGCTCGTAGCGGCCGACGTAGGGGTCGAGCAGCCCGTCGCGCATCCGGTGCACGATGAAGTT
Protein-coding regions in this window:
- a CDS encoding VOC family protein — encoded protein: MRPRAPYGFEYARIAVPELAPAQEFYEYVVGLTPVDVEPGRVTLRADIDHHCIELREDRSLSEMEVLALGFSAESAEHLEDLRSRLTGAGYPVLPIDDAMRPVITDGFATTDPNGIRLEFVHEFQVFAEPPFVEIRPVDIVHPFLGTPEFEKSLAFYTEVLGFLPSDFIAFRSAFLRGEDRYHHSIALRLADKVEVAHICFMMKSFDHVMRGFAKARYKKIPCPSGLVNHSASRSIAFYMEVPRFGPPIELCDGHVVFTPEQHETHVPRRMSADPRNIDVWRAAADDWGLT